In Patescibacteria group bacterium, the following are encoded in one genomic region:
- a CDS encoding DNA recombination protein RmuC — MDIFSIIIILILIAGFTALFWQFKKNQQPEEKPESMLLLQNQLSEMRKEVDGKLSESSRQMQNQFTQSLNVIKGVTEKVVELQETNKQVVGFTEQLKNLEKVLTNSKNRGSLGEAGLEMILNNILPPQAFEMQYHFKNGEAVDAVVKIKDNLLPVDAKFSLENYRRIIDETDPEKKSLLEKSFKDDLKKRIDETAKYIRPQEGTLDFAFMYIPAEGIYYDLLVNEVGSIKANTRSLIDYAFNERKVVIVSPTTFAAYLQTVLQGLRALKIEKDAKEIQKNVEKLQKHLLAYDEYFKKVGNNLATTVNAYNSADKELQKIDKDVVKITGGESQAEILQLDKPKLKEE; from the coding sequence ATGGATATATTTTCAATTATTATTATTTTAATTTTAATCGCTGGTTTTACAGCGCTTTTTTGGCAATTTAAAAAAAATCAACAACCAGAGGAAAAACCAGAATCAATGTTATTATTACAAAATCAACTAAGTGAGATGCGCAAAGAAGTTGATGGTAAATTAAGTGAATCAAGTCGTCAAATGCAGAATCAGTTTACCCAAAGTTTAAATGTAATTAAAGGTGTAACTGAAAAGGTGGTTGAGTTGCAGGAAACAAATAAACAAGTTGTGGGTTTCACTGAACAATTAAAAAATTTAGAAAAGGTTTTAACCAATTCAAAGAATCGTGGTTCTTTGGGAGAAGCTGGATTAGAAATGATTTTAAATAATATTTTACCACCCCAAGCTTTTGAAATGCAGTATCACTTTAAAAACGGTGAAGCAGTCGATGCGGTTGTTAAAATTAAAGATAATTTATTGCCAGTTGATGCTAAATTTTCTTTAGAAAATTATCGGCGCATTATTGATGAGACAGATCCGGAAAAGAAAAGTTTATTAGAAAAATCTTTTAAAGATGATTTAAAAAAACGCATTGATGAAACTGCTAAATATATTCGTCCACAAGAGGGGACACTTGATTTTGCTTTTATGTATATTCCAGCTGAAGGAATTTATTATGATTTATTAGTTAATGAGGTAGGTTCAATTAAAGCCAATACGCGTAGTTTAATTGATTATGCGTTTAATGAAAGAAAGGTTGTTATTGTTTCGCCAACGACCTTTGCTGCTTATTTACAAACTGTACTTCAGGGTTTGCGGGCTTTAAAAATAGAAAAAGATGCTAAAGAAATTCAAAAAAATGTTGAAAAATTACAAAAACATCTTTTAGCTTATGATGAGTATTTTAAAAAAGTTGGCAATAATTTAGCGACAACCGTCAATGCTTATAATTCAGCTGACAAGGAATTACAAAAGATTGATAAAGATGTGGTTAAAATCACGGGAGGAGAAAGTCAAGCTGAAATTTTACAACTTGATAAACCTAAATTAAAAGAGGAATAA
- a CDS encoding carbohydrate kinase family protein, whose protein sequence is MSQKKQKIDLLTIGGGALDITFYSNEGKVIKTSQDLTRQQWLGFEYGAKISIKDSCFTFGGGATNVAVGIQKLGLKTACLVRVGDDGYGQQIIQNLKKQGVKIDWIQKDNKYGSGFSFIVALKQTGEHVAFLYRGANNYLQVTPNVFKKISPSWVFVSSLSGDNWQDILKIIFNPKETYQIAWNPGSRQISAGYKKIKKYLEKTSVLFLNKDEAIELVLSLGVKTREIEKLFKELYIHGSKIVVITDGENGAYAFDGREIYFQSVAKIKAKDTTGAGDALASGFLSQYIQGVNFKKSLQAGTKNSFSVLKQVGAQNGLLTKAELKI, encoded by the coding sequence ATGTCTCAAAAAAAACAAAAAATTGATTTATTAACTATTGGCGGTGGGGCATTAGACATCACTTTTTATTCTAATGAGGGGAAAGTTATTAAAACTTCGCAAGATTTAACTCGTCAACAATGGTTGGGTTTTGAATATGGCGCTAAGATTAGTATTAAAGATAGTTGTTTTACTTTTGGTGGCGGGGCAACTAACGTAGCTGTTGGTATTCAAAAATTAGGCTTAAAAACGGCTTGTTTGGTTAGAGTTGGCGACGATGGTTATGGTCAGCAAATTATTCAAAATTTAAAAAAACAGGGGGTGAAAATAGATTGGATTCAAAAAGATAATAAATATGGTAGTGGTTTTTCTTTTATTGTAGCTTTAAAGCAAACTGGAGAGCATGTGGCTTTTCTATATCGCGGAGCAAATAATTATTTACAAGTCACACCAAATGTTTTTAAAAAAATAAGTCCCAGTTGGGTTTTTGTTTCATCATTGAGCGGTGATAATTGGCAAGATATTTTAAAAATAATTTTTAACCCCAAAGAAACATATCAAATAGCTTGGAATCCTGGTAGTCGACAAATTTCTGCTGGTTATAAAAAAATAAAGAAGTATTTAGAAAAAACCTCAGTTTTATTTTTAAATAAAGATGAAGCCATAGAATTGGTTTTATCTCTGGGAGTAAAAACACGAGAGATTGAAAAATTATTTAAAGAATTGTATATTCATGGCTCAAAAATTGTTGTTATTACTGATGGAGAAAATGGCGCTTATGCCTTTGATGGTCGTGAAATTTATTTTCAATCAGTTGCTAAAATTAAAGCTAAAGACACGACTGGTGCTGGAGATGCCTTGGCCTCGGGTTTTTTGAGTCAGTATATTCAGGGTGTAAATTTTAAAAAATCTTTGCAAGCCGGTACGAAAAATAGTTTTTCAGTTTTAAAACAAGTGGGAGCTCAAAACGGATTATTAACTAAAGCAGAATTAAAAATATGA
- the pduL gene encoding phosphate propanoyltransferase, whose amino-acid sequence MKIIIEVSARHAHLCQKDLNKLFGDGYKLHKLKQLSQKTDFTCKETVIIKTNQSEFKNVRIIGPLRDQTQVEVSRTDSIKLGLNPPLRLSGYLVRTPGVTIIGPKGSVKLKEGVIIAQRHIHTDVENAENYNLKNGQEVSVMVNYNNRGLTFHHVKIRVGLGYVLRMHIDTDEGNAAGIDKIGEGIIVE is encoded by the coding sequence ATGAAAATAATTATTGAAGTTTCAGCTCGGCACGCTCATTTATGTCAAAAAGATTTAAACAAGCTTTTTGGCGATGGTTATAAATTGCACAAATTAAAACAATTATCTCAAAAAACAGATTTTACTTGCAAAGAAACAGTCATAATTAAAACGAATCAAAGTGAATTTAAAAACGTCAGAATTATTGGGCCATTACGTGATCAAACGCAGGTTGAAGTTTCGCGAACAGATTCAATTAAACTAGGATTAAATCCGCCATTACGCTTGTCGGGCTATTTAGTGCGCACGCCTGGCGTCACTATAATTGGACCAAAGGGAAGTGTTAAATTAAAGGAGGGAGTAATTATAGCTCAAAGACATATTCATACTGATGTTGAAAATGCTGAAAATTATAATTTAAAAAATGGTCAAGAAGTTTCAGTGATGGTTAATTATAATAATCGTGGTTTAACTTTTCATCATGTTAAAATTAGAGTAGGCTTGGGTTATGTTTTGCGAATGCATATTGACACTGATGAGGGCAATGCAGCTGGGATTGATAAAATCGGAGAGGGAATTATTGTTGAATAA
- a CDS encoding Hsp20/alpha crystallin family protein, which translates to MFPFWDEEDKLFEDLTPSLYSNAQNFVPAIDVYQTKDDVVVETALSGVKPEDVEISIENDVLTIKGQAKKETEIDEKNYYRKEMRTGSFHRSVVLPTHVISDKAEATSKDGVLKIAIPKAPESKIKTIKVKVEKK; encoded by the coding sequence ATGTTCCCATTTTGGGATGAGGAAGACAAGCTTTTTGAAGACTTAACTCCAAGTCTTTATTCAAATGCTCAAAATTTTGTGCCAGCCATAGACGTTTATCAGACCAAAGACGATGTCGTGGTTGAAACTGCTTTGAGTGGAGTTAAGCCCGAGGATGTAGAAATTTCAATTGAAAATGATGTTTTAACTATCAAGGGTCAAGCAAAAAAAGAAACTGAAATTGATGAAAAAAATTATTACCGAAAAGAAATGCGCACTGGTAGTTTTCATCGTTCGGTAGTTTTACCAACACATGTTATTTCAGATAAGGCCGAGGCTACGTCCAAAGATGGCGTTTTAAAAATCGCTATTCCTAAAGCGCCTGAAAGCAAAATCAAAACTATCAAAGTTAAAGTAGAAAAAAAATAA
- a CDS encoding nucleotide exchange factor GrpE, with amino-acid sequence MSKKDKLSVGVVDKELQQQINELKQQVEENLNGWKRAQADYQNLQNDFNKQKSSLIEFANLGLIMDLLPIYDNFLKAMEHLPVEQQASDWVIGITHIKNQLQNLLKEKQVEPIQSVGEKFNPELHEAIGQEEHVDLEDEIIVKEIQAGYTLKNKVIRPAKVIVNQK; translated from the coding sequence ATGTCAAAAAAAGATAAATTATCAGTAGGGGTAGTGGATAAAGAATTACAACAGCAGATTAATGAATTAAAACAACAAGTCGAAGAAAATTTAAACGGCTGGAAAAGAGCTCAGGCAGATTATCAAAATTTACAAAATGATTTTAATAAACAAAAATCGAGTTTAATCGAATTTGCCAATTTGGGTTTGATTATGGATTTATTGCCAATTTATGATAATTTTTTGAAAGCCATGGAACATCTTCCGGTAGAGCAACAAGCGAGTGATTGGGTGATTGGTATTACCCATATTAAAAATCAATTACAAAATTTATTAAAAGAAAAACAAGTTGAACCGATTCAATCGGTGGGAGAAAAATTTAATCCGGAATTGCACGAAGCGATTGGTCAAGAAGAACACGTGGATTTAGAAGATGAAATTATTGTTAAAGAGATTCAAGCTGGTTATACTTTAAAAAATAAAGTTATTCGTCCAGCTAAGGTGATTGTTAATCAAAAATAA
- a CDS encoding T9SS type A sorting domain-containing protein has protein sequence MKKMLILVSFLLTFVGLCFAQTTIEWQRCYGGSNSDNGSSIQQTCDGGYIISGNSNSNDGDVSGHHGITDCWIVKIDSLGSIEWQRCYGGSNRDYGSSIQQTCDGGYIISGNSNSNDGDVSGNHGYTDCWIVKIDSLGSIEWQRCLGGSNIDEAFSVQQTHDKGYIVAGHTFSNDGDVSGNHGAYDLWMVKIDSLGSIEWQRCLGGSNHDYGSSIQQTRDGGYIISGSSNSNDGDVSGNHGYTDCWIVKIDSLGLIEWQRCYGGSDIDKASSVQQTYDKGYIVAGYTFSNDGDVNGNHGYTDYWLLKLNSSGSIEWQRCYGGSHSEFMQSIRQTTDNGYIVIGYTGSNDGDVSGNHGHSDYWLLKLNSSGSIEWQRCLGGYGEDFAYSVQQVADNNYIITGYSGSVNGDVSGNHGNSDCWIVKLSSETGIIQNIKPQKFSVNTCPNPFNSSIYISYSIPTNQGISIDIYNVSGRKIKAFKNANQQGQIVWNATDQNGQLVPSGIYYAEIQTGNTTTSRKLVLIK, from the coding sequence ATGAAAAAGATGTTGATCTTGGTGAGTTTTTTACTCACCTTTGTGGGCTTGTGTTTTGCCCAGACAACAATCGAATGGCAACGTTGTTATGGAGGAAGTAATAGTGACAACGGATCCTCTATCCAACAAACATGTGATGGTGGATATATCATATCAGGAAACTCCAATTCCAATGATGGTGACGTGAGCGGACATCACGGCATTACTGATTGTTGGATAGTCAAAATCGATTCATTGGGCTCAATCGAATGGCAGCGTTGTTATGGAGGAAGTAACCGCGATTATGGATCTTCTATCCAACAAACATGTGATGGTGGATATATCATATCAGGAAACTCCAATTCCAATGATGGTGACGTGAGTGGAAACCATGGTTATACTGATTGTTGGATAGTCAAAATCGATTCATTGGGCTCAATCGAATGGCAGCGTTGTTTGGGCGGAAGTAATATTGATGAAGCCTTCTCTGTTCAACAAACACATGACAAGGGCTACATCGTGGCAGGTCATACTTTTTCTAATGATGGTGACGTGAGTGGTAATCATGGAGCCTATGATTTATGGATGGTCAAAATCGATTCATTGGGCTCAATCGAATGGCAACGTTGTTTGGGCGGAAGTAATCACGATTATGGATCTTCTATCCAGCAAACACGTGATGGTGGATATATCATATCAGGAAGCTCCAATTCCAATGATGGTGACGTGAGTGGAAACCATGGTTATACTGATTGTTGGATAGTCAAAATCGATTCATTGGGCTTAATCGAATGGCAGCGTTGTTATGGTGGAAGTGATATTGATAAAGCCTCCTCTGTTCAACAAACATATGACAAGGGCTACATCGTGGCGGGTTATACTTTTTCTAATGATGGCGACGTGAACGGAAACCATGGTTATACTGATTATTGGTTACTTAAACTTAACTCATCAGGTTCGATCGAATGGCAGCGTTGTTATGGCGGAAGCCATAGTGAATTTATGCAATCTATCCGGCAGACAACTGATAATGGATATATTGTGATAGGTTATACCGGATCCAACGATGGCGACGTGAGCGGAAACCACGGTCATAGTGATTATTGGTTACTTAAACTTAACTCATCAGGTTCGATCGAATGGCAACGTTGTTTGGGCGGATATGGAGAGGACTTTGCATATTCTGTCCAACAAGTAGCTGATAATAACTATATTATAACGGGCTATTCTGGATCCGTTAATGGCGATGTAAGCGGAAACCATGGCAATAGTGATTGTTGGATAGTTAAACTCTCTTCAGAAACGGGAATAATCCAAAATATTAAACCACAAAAATTTTCAGTCAATACCTGTCCCAACCCATTTAACTCATCAATCTACATCTCCTACTCCATTCCAACCAATCAAGGAATATCTATCGACATATACAATGTTAGTGGTCGAAAGATCAAAGCCTTCAAAAACGCAAATCAACAAGGACAAATTGTCTGGAATGCGACCGATCAAAACGGTCAATTAGTTCCTTCTGGTATATATTATGCCGAAATCCAAACTGGCAATACAACAACCAGTCGTAAATTAGTGCTCATTAAATAA